A part of Aegilops tauschii subsp. strangulata cultivar AL8/78 chromosome 2, Aet v6.0, whole genome shotgun sequence genomic DNA contains:
- the LOC109753586 gene encoding CBL-interacting protein kinase 22-like: MGPEDSPAAGESYSKVLQGRYELGRVLGRGGSSKVYRARDIRTGVSVAVKAVRKPHHPCSPEKAAAARRSVERELAALRRVQGHPHVMRLLDVLASRSTVYLVLELARGGTLLSAMDERGRFDEPTSRRLFVQLVSALAHVHSRGVFHRDVKPENLLLDEHGDLKLTDFGLCALADRHLGADGLAATRCGSPAYVAPEILYKKRYDAGKVDVWSSGVALFSLTAGYLPFNDGNLMGMYRKIFSGRFRCPRWFSPELRSLVGRMLDPDAGTRIKMDEIMEHPWLQQDGTSSFDIIRAPSSDPRPEVMKWEAEMEQVRELNAFDIIAFASGCDLSGLFGPLPDRVRFAVVGVVIASVLDKAEEIGREEGFVMRRKEEVGCGGIMFEAIQREIIAMVRVSRLLEEMLMVEVERASSSEAPNLWERLQQGLKFSND, from the coding sequence ATGGGGCCGGAAGATTCACCGGCCGCCGGGGAGAGCTACTCGAAGGTCCTGCAGGGCCGGTACGAGCTTGGCCGCGTGCTCGGCCGGGGTGGGTCGTCCAAAGTCTACCGCGCCCGCGACATCCGAACCGGCGTCTCCGTCGCCGTCAAGGCCGTCCGGAAGCCGCACCACCCGTGCTCTCCCGAGAAGGCCGCCGCGGCGCGCCGGTCCGTGGAGCGGGAGCTCGCCGCGCTCCGCCGCGTGCAGGGCCACCCGCACGTCATGCGCCTCCTCGACGTCCTGGCATCCCGCTCCACCGTCTACCTCGTGCTCGAGCTCGCCCGCGGCGGCACCCTCCTGTCCGCGATGGACGAACGCGGCCGTTTCGACGAGCCCACGTCGCGCCGCCTGTTCGTCCAGCTCGTCTCCGCGCTGGCGCACGTGCACTCGCGCGGCGTGTTCCACCGCGACGTGAAGCCGGAGAACCTGCTGCTGGACGAGCACGGCGACCTGAAGCTCACGGACTTCGGGCTGTGCGCCCTCGCCGACCGGCATCTCGGCGCCGATGGGCTCGCGGCCACGCGCTGCGGGTCCCCGGCCTACGTCGCGCCGGAGATCCTGTACAAGAAGCGGTACGACGCCGGCAAAGTGGACGTGTGGTCCTCGGGCGTTGCGCTCTTCTCGCTCACGGCCGGCTACCTGCCGTTCAACGACGGCAACCTCATGGGCATGTACCGCAAGATCTTCTCCGGCAGATTCCGGTGCCCCAGGTGGTTCTCGCCGGAgctccggagcctcgtcggcagGATGCTGGACCCAGACGCCGGCACACGCATCAAGATGGATGAAATCATGGAGCACCCTTGGCTACAACAAGATGGGACGTCGTCGTTTGACATCATACGAGCTCCTTCCTCTGATCCTAGGCCGGAAGTGATGAAATGGGAGGCGGAAATGGAGCAAGTGAGGGAGCTGAACGCGTTCGACATAATCGCGTTCGCGTCGGGATGCGATCTGAGCGGGTTGTTTGGGCCATTGCCGGACCGGGTTCGGTTTGCTGTAGTAGGTGTGGTCATTGCGTCGGTGCTGGATAAGGCTGAGGAGATTGGGCGCGAGGAGgggtttgtgatgaggaggaaggAAGAAGTAGGGTGTGGTGGGATCATGTTTGAGGCGATCCAAAGGGAGATCATCGCCATGGTTAGGGTTAGTCGTTTGTTAGAGGAAATGTTGATGGTTGAGGTGGAAAGAGCTAGCTCAAGTGAGGCACCTAATCTGTGGGAGAGGCTTCAGCAAGGTCTTAAATTCTCAAATGATTGA